GCCCGGCCACCACCACTACCAATCAGTTGCGCTGGAACAGCGCCTTCACGTCATTCCGGAACGCGGCCTGGCTGTCCGCCCGGCTGTAGAACATATGCCCACCCGGATAGCTGCGCACCTGCACCCGGTCCGGGTTGCTGCCCATCGTCGGCATCTGGTCCACCGTCAGGATCGACCCCATGAACGGGCACGACAGGTCATTCCAGCCATGCACGATCAGCACCTGCAGGTGCGGGTCGATCGCCACCGCCTGGCGCAGCTGGGTCACCGCGCCCTGGCGCAGCTCGCCACCGCGGTCCCACAGCCGGTTCACGTCGTAGTTCAGCGCCTGGTAGCGCGCATCGACCTTCCAGCCGACCACGCGGGTGACGAAGTCGACCATCGCCGTGGTCGTCGGCGCGATGATGCTGTCCAGCAGCGGATCATTGGCACGCTGTTCCGGATCGTTCGGGAACGGATCGAACGCGGTCACGTTGGAATCGTAGCGGCTGCCCAGCGTGCCCTTGTCGCGGAACACCTCGCGCAGGTAGGCCTGGGTTTCCAGGCGGCCACCGGCGCGGCGCACGAACTGCGGGTCAAGCCCGGTCAGCTCGGTCACCCGGCGCAGCATCGCCTCGGTCGCCTGCGGATCGCTGCGGCCCTTCATCAGCGCGGTGGCGTAGTCGCCACGGGTGTATTCGACCACTTCGCGCATCGCCGCATCGGTCAGCTTGCCCTGGCGCTCCAGGTGCGCCGCCGCGATCGACGGCAGCGTCTGCATCCACGCCATCGGCGAGACGTCGGCGTTGTCTTCCAGGGTCGGGCTCAGGTACGGCGACACCAGCACCAGGCCGTTCATCGCCACGCCCAGGCGCGTCTGCAGGTAGTGGGTGATGCGCGGGCCGCGGTAGCCGCCGTAGCTTTCGCCGGTCAGGTACTTGCGCGCGCCCATGCGCTGGTTGCGCAGCAGCCAGTCGTAGATCGAGCGCGACAGGTACTCGATGTCGGCGCTGGGGTTGTACAGCTGCTTCTTCGCCTCGTCATCGCCGATGCGTGCGCGGCTGAAGCCGGTGCCGACCGGGTCGATGAACACCAGGTCGGTGAAGTCCAGCCAGGTGCCCGGGTTGTCGTGCAGGGTGGCCGGTGCCGAGGCGCTGTCGCCTTCGGAACCGAAGGTGACCACCTTGGGCCCGATCGCGCCCATGTTGAGGTAGACCGACGATGCGCCCGGGCCGCCGTTGAGCGCGAAGGTCACCGGCCGGTCCTTGCCGGGCATGGTGTAGGCGGTGAACACCACATCGGCGATCACCTTGCCCTTGTCATCGCGCACCGGCAGGGTGCCGACGGTGGCGGTGTAGTCGAGGGTGCGGCCGGCCAGGCGGATGCTCTGGCGGACGGAGGCATCGGCCGGCAACGCGGGCGCCTCGGTCTTCTCCTCCTTGGCATCGGGCTTGGATTCGGCGGCCGACGCAGTGACGACGCAGGCGGGGGCAACGAGCAGGCCGACGCAGAGCGTGGCGATGTGCAGCAGGGACTTCATGGCACCAGGACGGTAGCGGAAGAGGGTCCTGATGCTAGGCCGCTGCCGCGCGTGCCGGATGTGTCCAAAGGCATGGCCGCGGCGGATCGCCGGTTGCAGCCAGATTCGGTCAAGCGGGAAGGACGCTGCGGTCGCCGTCGTCGGCCAGCAGGCCGTACACCGCCGAATCGGACAGCTCCCCCTGGATGCGCCAGCGCTGGCGCAGCACGCCTTCCAGGTGGAAGCCGAGGCGGTCGAGCACGTGCGCGGACGGGCGGTTGCGCGGGTCGATCTCCGCTTCAACCCGGTGCAGGCCCAGGGTGTCGAACAGATAGGTAACCACCTGCTGCAGCGCCTCGTGCATGTAGCCCTGGCCCTGCTTGCCCGGGGCCAGCAGGTAGCCGATCTCGGCGCGGGCTGCGTCGCGGTCCAGGGCGAACACCACGCAGATGCCCAGCAGCGGGCCGTCCAGTGATTCGCGCACCGCCAGCTTGAGCTGGGTGCCGGTGGTGTGCGCGGCGAGGTCGTCGTCGATCTGCGCGCGGGCCTCGGTCGGCCGCGTCCACGCCGGATGGTTCCAGAAGCGCATCACGTCCGGGTCGGACTGCAGGGCGAACAGGGCGGCCGCATCATCGCGGCGGATCGGGCTCAGGACCAGGCGCGCGCTGTGCAGCGGCAATCCCGGGAACAGCAGCGAGTGGCTGGCCAATACGAGGGTCCACGCAGATGAGGGGGCAGCCTGGGGTCGGATCCGTTTTCCGCGGGAAAACGGCTCTGACCCCGGTAACCCGGCACGACCAACATCGGGGTCAGAGCCCTTTCCTGCGGAAAGGGATCCGACCCCGCGCGGAGATCAGGCTTCCAGCGAAGCCAGGTCGCCCTTGCTCTCCAGCCAGCCCTTGCGATCAGATGCACGCTTCTTGGCCAGCAGCATGTCCATCAGCGAACGGGTCTGTTCGCCATCATCCACCGTCAGCTGCACCAGGCGGCGCGTATCGGGGTGGATGGTCGATTCGCGCAGCTGCGGCGGGTTCATTTCGCCCAGGCCCTTGAAGCGGGTGACGTTGACCGCGCCCTTGATCTTCTCGCGTTCGATCTTGTCCAGGATCGAGCGCTTTTCTTCCTCGTCCAGGGCGTAGAACACCTGCTTGCCCACGTCGACGCGGAACAGCGGCGGCATCGCCACGAACACATGGCCGGCATCGACCAGCGCCGGGAAGTGCTTGAGGAACAGCGCGGTCAGCAGGGTGGCGATGTGCAGGCCATCCGAGTCGGCGTCGGCGAGGATGACGATCTTGCCGTAACGCAGGCCGGCGATGTCTTCCTTGCCCGGGTCGCAGCCGATGGCCACGGCCAGGTTGTGCACTTCTTCCGAGGCCAGCACGCTGTTGGACGACACTTCCCAGGTGTTGAGGATCTTGCCGCGCAGCGGCAGGATCGCCTGGAAGTCCTTGTCGCGGGCCTGCTTGGCGCTGCCGCCTGCCGAGTCACCTTCCACCAGGAACAGTTCGGTGCGCGACAGGTCCTGGCTGATGCAGTCGGCCAGCTTGCCGGGCAGGGCCGGGCCCTGAGTGACCTTCTTGCGGACGACCAGCTTCTCGGTCTTCAGCCGCGCACTGGCGCGCTCGATGGCGATCTGCGCGATCTTCTCGCCCAGCTCCACGTTCTGGTTCAACAGCAGGCTGAAGGCATCGTGGGCGGCGCCTTCGACGAAACCGGCGGCCTGGCGCGAGGACAGGCGTTCCTTGGTCTGGCCGCTGAACTGCGGGTCGGTCATCTTCAGCGACAGTACGAACGACACGCGGTCCCACACGTCTTCCGGGGCCAGCTTGACGCCGCGCGGCAGCAGGTTTCGGAAGTCGCAGAACTCGCGCAGCGCTTCGGTCAGGCCGGTACGCAGGCCGTTGGCGTGGGTGCCGTGCTGGGCGGTGGGAATCAGGTTGACGTAGCTTTCCTGCACCAGCTCGCCTTCGGGCAGCCAGGCCACGGCCCAGTCAACGATCTCCGTATCCTTCTTCAGGTTGCCGACGAACAGATCGGCCGGCAGCGATTCGCGGTCGCCCAGCTCCATCTTCAGATAGTCGCGCAGGCCGTCTTCGTAGTACCAGGTGTCGACTTCGCCGGTGGCTTCGTCGGTCAGCTTCACGGTCAGGCCCGGGCACAGCACGGCCTTGGCGCGCAGCAGGTGCTTGAGCGCACGCACGGCGAACTTGGGCGTATCGAAGTACTTCGGGTCCGGCCAGAAGCGCAGGCGGGTACCGGTGTTCTTCTTGCCGACCGTGCCGACCACTTCCAGCGGCGAGGCGCGGTCGCCATCGCGGAAGGTGATGCGATGCTCGGCACCGTCGCGCTTGATGTGGATTTCGACCAGGGTGGACAGCGCGTTGACCACGCTGACGCCCACGCCGTGCAGGCCGCCGGAGAAGGTGTAGTTGTTGTTGTTGAACTTGCCGCCCGCGTGCAGGCGGGTCAGGATCAGCTCGACGCCCGGGATCTTTTCTTCCGGATGGATGTCCACCGGCATGCCGCGGCCGTCATCGCTGACCTCCACGCTGCCGTCCTTGTACAGGGTGATCTCGATCGAGCGGGCGTGGCCGGCGAGGGCCTCGTCCACCGAGTTATCGATCACTTCCTGCGCAAGGTGGTTCGGGCGCGCGGTGTCGGTGTACATGCCAGGACGGCGCTTGACCGGGTCAAGGCCGGACAGGACTTCAATATCGGCGGCGTTATAGCGTGCGTTCATCTATCTTCAAAGCGCGGAGCGACGCGCAAGTGTGCGGCGTGGACGGGAATTTTGCACGCCTGCGGTTCAGCCTCGGCGCCGGGGAGGGGGTAAAATGACAGTCGCTGGAATCTGAACGCCGGCGCCCCCATGTCCAAGCCATACGCGAGGAGGACTCCATGAAGAAGTTGCTGACCATTGCGATCTTGGCCGCTGCCGCCGTTGCAGTGCCGCTGGTGATGGCGCAGAACGCAGGCCCGTCGGCCCCGCAGCAGGGTGACCAGGCGGACAAGGCCGCGCAGTCCGAGGCGGATGCCAAGGCCAAGCGCCGCGCCCAGGCCAATGCCGAAATGAAGGCCAAAGGCCAGCCGGTCCCGCAGCAGGAAGAAGAAGAGGAAGCGCGGAAGAAGAAGTAAGGCGTCCGCCGCCGAGGCTTCTGCCGCAAGGCTCTGGCCCCTGAACGCCCCGCACTGCGGGGCGTTTTCTTTTAGTGGTGACGCCATCTGCCCCTTGGGTTGGCGGCCATCTATCTGTAAACTATGGCTTTCCGGGAGTAGTGCGTGTCCACCATTTGCGAATGGGCTGGACCGGCCATGCGTGGCCTCCAGCAATGCGGGTCGCAGGTGACGGTCGAATTGACCGGCACGGCCGCCCCGACCTCGCACGATGGTCCCCGTCCGGCGCCTGCCGCCGACCGGTCCCGCACCTCCCTCGCTGCCCCAGCGAACCGGAAAACCCCCTTTCTGCTCCACGCCCGCCCCTCGGGCAGGCGTGGCGCTGCCGTTTTCCATTTCCAGACAGGATGCTTGCAGCCATGACTCCCTTGATTTTCGTAACCGGCGGCGTGGTGTCCTCGCTCGGCAAAGGTATTGCCGCTGCGTCACTGGCCGCCATCCTCGAAGCGCGTGGCCTGAAGGTCACGATGATGAAGCTCGACCCGTACATCAACGTCGACCCGGGCACCATGAGCCCGTTCCAGCACGGTGAGGTCTACGTCACCGACGACGGCGCCGAGACCGATCTCGACCTGGGCCACTACGAGCGCTTCGTGCGTACCCGCCTGAGCCGCAAGAACTCGGTCACCACCGGCCGCATCTACGAGAACGTCATCCGCAAGGAGCGCCGCGGCGACTACCTGGGCGCCACCGTGCAGGTCATCCCGCACATCACCGATGAAATCCGCCGCTGCATCGACGAGGCCACCGAAGGCTACGACGTGGCCCTGGTCGAGATCGGCGGTACCGTGGGTGACATCGAATCGCTGCCGTTCCTGGAAGCGATCCGCCAGGTGCGCACCGAGCGCGGCCCGGAAAAGGCGCTGTTCATGCACCTCACCCTGGTGCCGTACATCGGCGCCGCC
This genomic stretch from Stenotrophomonas sp. SAU14A_NAIMI4_5 harbors:
- the parE gene encoding DNA topoisomerase IV subunit B, with the translated sequence MNARYNAADIEVLSGLDPVKRRPGMYTDTARPNHLAQEVIDNSVDEALAGHARSIEITLYKDGSVEVSDDGRGMPVDIHPEEKIPGVELILTRLHAGGKFNNNNYTFSGGLHGVGVSVVNALSTLVEIHIKRDGAEHRITFRDGDRASPLEVVGTVGKKNTGTRLRFWPDPKYFDTPKFAVRALKHLLRAKAVLCPGLTVKLTDEATGEVDTWYYEDGLRDYLKMELGDRESLPADLFVGNLKKDTEIVDWAVAWLPEGELVQESYVNLIPTAQHGTHANGLRTGLTEALREFCDFRNLLPRGVKLAPEDVWDRVSFVLSLKMTDPQFSGQTKERLSSRQAAGFVEGAAHDAFSLLLNQNVELGEKIAQIAIERASARLKTEKLVVRKKVTQGPALPGKLADCISQDLSRTELFLVEGDSAGGSAKQARDKDFQAILPLRGKILNTWEVSSNSVLASEEVHNLAVAIGCDPGKEDIAGLRYGKIVILADADSDGLHIATLLTALFLKHFPALVDAGHVFVAMPPLFRVDVGKQVFYALDEEEKRSILDKIEREKIKGAVNVTRFKGLGEMNPPQLRESTIHPDTRRLVQLTVDDGEQTRSLMDMLLAKKRASDRKGWLESKGDLASLEA
- a CDS encoding GNAT family protein, whose translation is MASHSLLFPGLPLHSARLVLSPIRRDDAAALFALQSDPDVMRFWNHPAWTRPTEARAQIDDDLAAHTTGTQLKLAVRESLDGPLLGICVVFALDRDAARAEIGYLLAPGKQGQGYMHEALQQVVTYLFDTLGLHRVEAEIDPRNRPSAHVLDRLGFHLEGVLRQRWRIQGELSDSAVYGLLADDGDRSVLPA
- a CDS encoding S10 family peptidase, translating into MKSLLHIATLCVGLLVAPACVVTASAAESKPDAKEEKTEAPALPADASVRQSIRLAGRTLDYTATVGTLPVRDDKGKVIADVVFTAYTMPGKDRPVTFALNGGPGASSVYLNMGAIGPKVVTFGSEGDSASAPATLHDNPGTWLDFTDLVFIDPVGTGFSRARIGDDEAKKQLYNPSADIEYLSRSIYDWLLRNQRMGARKYLTGESYGGYRGPRITHYLQTRLGVAMNGLVLVSPYLSPTLEDNADVSPMAWMQTLPSIAAAHLERQGKLTDAAMREVVEYTRGDYATALMKGRSDPQATEAMLRRVTELTGLDPQFVRRAGGRLETQAYLREVFRDKGTLGSRYDSNVTAFDPFPNDPEQRANDPLLDSIIAPTTTAMVDFVTRVVGWKVDARYQALNYDVNRLWDRGGELRQGAVTQLRQAVAIDPHLQVLIVHGWNDLSCPFMGSILTVDQMPTMGSNPDRVQVRSYPGGHMFYSRADSQAAFRNDVKALFQRN